A stretch of DNA from Scomber scombrus chromosome 9, fScoSco1.1, whole genome shotgun sequence:
CTGACCAATTCCTCAAATGGAGCTGAATATGTAAATAAGACGCTCAttaaaaacatgctttaaaGCCACAGATTAAATGTCTCCTGAACACAGGTACAGTAACTGTGCCTCTACTGGAGTCCAAAAATGTCAtataatgtctcattttgtaTGCAGATGAACTAATTTGTTGATCTCCAAATCCAAGGGTGCTGAGAAGCTAAAACCTGGTGACCTGATAGAAATCTTTCGTGGTGTCTATCAGCACTGGGCTGTTTACGTTGGTTATGGAGACGTTGTTCACTTGGTTGCTGATGGTGAGTCATTTCTTTACATTACAGTGTCAGCGCTGTTACTCTCAAATACTGAACAATCCCAGTAAAGACCATCATATAACAGCTAAGATGGATTGTTCTGCAGACCTGAGTGCAAgttttgatgatttattttttatttattttcattctttgtcATCCCCTCATATTTAGGAACAGGCAGTTTTGGGTTTTTATCAGCCATATTAAGCATAAAGTCATATGgcggagtgaggaaagaaaaactcaAAGATGTGGTCAACAAAGacaaatggcaaaaaaataacataaaacataagtGGAAACCCAGGCCAAAGGCAGACATTGTGGAAGAAGCCCTTTCACGTGTGGGAGAGAATGTAAAGTTCAGACTTACTACTCGTAACTGTGAGCACTTTGCCACTGAATGCTGTTATGGCAAAGCTGTGTGTCTACAGGTATGTAGGTGAATTCACACTCTGGATGGTTATATTGATGATTTAATTATGAACCAGGAAATGAAGTTAAATAAAGTAtacactgtttcttttttcacattaatatatgcatatactgtttcataatgaaaacaacattttaaatgataattataCTTATTTAataactgaatacatttttttgattatGAGATATGAAATCTCAACAAATGTTAAAAGTTGTGTTTTAAATTTTCAATATGagtatactacattttttacttCTAAACTCTGTCTGTGTTAAACTTTTTGGCACAGGTGGAGAATGGTCCAGCTGGGTTTTGTGTTTGACGGCCTTCCTCATCCTGAACTGAATTCCTCAGTCAGTCGTCTTTTGAACACATGAGTCAATTtgaaacatttgtgtttaaaaagttattggttgtattttttcagtcaaagtgcattttgttataatttggtTCTATGCTACACTGTAAATTGtgattttgtctgtttgttatcTTAACATATTATTCTATGTCATTAGGACACACGATTACTGAGGTTGttataataacatgaaattatTAGTTAAAAACGTCTCAACTACAAAATAAATGCCAATTTGAAAATCCAGGCCCAACTGAATTATAAATGTAACTCAACTTGACTTTGGAGATAAAAACGCCTGCGTCATCACGCTTTTcttgaaatgcattgtgggaatGCACCTGCGAGCAGGTGAACATgtgctcctttcctcccttcctccattttGGACGCAAGTTGGAGGGCATCGTCGACTGCATGTTTCTTCGGAGGTAAAACTTTCACTCGGTGAATTCAGGATTTATTCCGACGACACAGACAGAGCGGTGGGGGAGAAAACGATTCGACAAGTATTTGgtgagttttcttttgtttttctgtcgaGTTTATGTGGTTTAACAAGGTGATATGCTTTTAAAGCTAACTTTTAGCTAACTTAGTCTTTGATAAGTGCATGGGAGAAACTTGAATTCAACAGGTTCACTGTTGTAGTTTTCGGTTTGATAAGGGATATAAGTGTGAGGATAATTATACTTTTGGCGTTTGGTGAGTTTGCTCGGTATTTATTCAGTTGCCGTGAATTaacgaggtgtgtgtgtgtctgtggggtGGGGTGGTGTGGGggggtaggtgtgtgtgtgcagcggGGGAAAAAAACGATGTGACAGTACAAATGTGTAGAAAAAGAACAACCGTGTGTTTTTCACGTGTAGCTAAATTAGCAAAGTTAGCAGTGCTGGGAGGGGGTGTCTaggctgtggtgtgtgtgtgtgtgggtcggTACTCTGCACAGACACAGTGGAAAAATTGTGTAAATGTCTACTCAACTGTTAAGTTAGTCTTAATCACATTGTTTCTAAACCgtggctaacgttagcagtgCTAATAGCACCAGAGTCTGCATGCCTGTGCTGAACGTGTTAACTTTACACTGGCTTCGGTCTAGCTTGTGGTGGTGACTAACATTAGCAGTGCTAAAGCAACAGCAGCTTTCTGTTCTTGCTGAGGTCAAATGGGGATATTCCAGTTTCTTATACCACTGCTTATGATACGCTTTGGATGGACTAATGGGGGAATAAAGTAAAGAATATTTCATAGGTGATAAGAagttttgtaatattttattattgtgaaTGTTCAATTTGATCTATATCTATTTAGcttatgttcatttttgtttaaaaaaaaattaaaacttaatCTCTTaagattttaaatacattatgttATTGACTGTTCTCAGCAGTAAGTTGCGGAGCTTCCTGCACCAGTACTCGTGCTGCTTCTCCATTACGGGCCCTGCTGAATGTCATCCATGAAAGGTAATACTCGACTATATAAGTACCTGATAACCACACTTCAAATAATCTGAATTCTCTCTGAGTAGTAATAAAGTGCTCTTGAAACTTATGGATGAAATGTTAAGATATGTAAACAACAAATGATATGTAAACAACTAATTAAGATGTTTGTCAGTACATTGTGTTAGCGGTTCTTAACCTGGGGGTCAGAATATCACAGGTTGTTGTGAGATCACAGGAAATTAGTTTTTCAGTgaaagttatggccaaaaaatgatttaaaatttcCCTCATTGGACAAAAATGTCCGTCGTGGGGCCAAAGTGATATTCATGGAATGATATACACCTGAGGCACACTGCCTACCTGACCAGTACCCCTTTTAATTTCAGTGCACATATTAACAAGTATGAGTTCAGAATGATACTTcaatgcacaaataaataacagacaCTTCAAAGACCTGATCATATTTTGAATTCTATTAATGTGACCACACTCAAACTAATTGTGGAATTATGTAATTTCTGtggattttattttcatttcagtttcatcATGCTGCTGCGCATCATCTTGAGCGAAAATGACATAAGAAAGGTTACCATTGACACCTTGCCGGAGACTGTTCATGACTTCTGCTCAATCCTGGGACTGGAGGGCGACCTTGTGATTCAGTATCAGGACCCCGAGTTCGACAATGAACTGTGCAATTTAAGTAGCATGTCGGAGCTTCCTAAAGATAAAGCAACTTTGAAAGTGCACACCAAGTCTTCTGAATACAACACAGACTCAACTCTAGACACGGCAAGCCTGTCATCATCTTCCCTCGAGGATAGCCCCCATGGTACCCAAACTCGTCAGCTGCCTCAACCATTCGTCAttcctgctttttcttttgatgttgaGTTGAAACTGAGGCAAGGGAATGATGCCTTCCATAGAGATGGGAGCCTTCTTGACATTTCAAAAGACATGAAATCGGACATCTTAGACAAGTTAGCAGAAGCCATATATGCTCACAATCCCTACCCATCACGTGAGGACTATGATCATGTGGCCCAAGCTCTCATCAACAAGCATCCTTGTCTGAAGGAACCAGGGTCTGTTGGTGGGTGGTATTGCTGGAAGTTTAGTTTAAAGTTCAAAATGGGAAATTTCCGGCAGAAAATGCGAGTGGCTGGTTGCTCCGAGCTCAGAGTGAACGCACGTACCTCTGGATCAACAAGTTCAAAAAGACTAAAGAGGGCCAGAAAGTCAGAAGTGAACTTCCTGCCAGATTTTCCAGAAGGGAAAGCCCAAAGTGACCTTGAGACAGAGAGATCTACCATGGTCAGCgagatgaagaaaagaaaggttgATTGGAACCAAATTGGTGAGATGATGAGTAACACGTTCCCCTTACGGAGGAAAGAAATTGTTGAGGATGAACCCCTTGTGGAACAAGTGAAAGACAGGTGGCCAGCCTTGTTTGCTGAACGGCAGGTAAAGTGCTGTTTGAGTCAAATGAAATGTTGCTCCTAAAGAGATAGTTTGGATTAATCAAAGTCTGATTCTAAGACATATTTATCCTAGTCATTGTATTGCATACAGTATTGGGGGATCTCCCATCAGAAaaggctgggtttttttttggtttttttatgATGGACCTTTCTAAACACTTTTTGTTGGTGGTGCTTGTCTCTGCTTCTCCAAACTGAGTTTATTTAAGTCTACAGAGATAGTTTTGATTATTTGAAGTGGGTTTGTATtaagtatttattcattgtcaGTGTAGTAGCTACAGTAGATGCTAGTTAGCATACCCCCCAAAGTGTCCAGTTTGAGTATTAATTAAAAGCATACtctgactgttttttgttttgttttttatccacAGATTGAAGCAGAATTTGCTCGCCTTACATCTGTTGATCTGAAGGGCTCCTTCTTTGCTGGGCTGGACCAGTATCTGGCAAGATTCCTTGAGCTGTACAAAGCAAAAAGTGGCATAGTGGGCCTGAACAGGTTGATGAGATGTCTCAATGATGATGTAagtgttaaattatattttcctCATCCATGTCTCCCACATTTGTTGTTAGCATCTTTCACACCATATTTGTGATGGTACTGCAGATCAGGAAGGATCCTGATATACAGTACAGatacaaatgttttaagttTCTGCCCATACAGCTGGTAGACTCAGTCATGAGCAGAGTTGAGCTGTCAGTCATGACATTAAAACCTGCTTTTTGTTGCATCAAGTAgctaatttaaaaatacaaaaattatttgatttgtaCTTGTCCTATCTATTAATGTCGAGGTGGCTGGCAGAAAGtcttaatgtcttattttaacTTGAGAGGTCTTAATTGTTTACAAGGTGATACCAAATACCAGTTGTTGAATACtgtttcattcttcttttttaacagaGCTCCACACACCGCAAGAGGACAGTTCTTCTGCTGGGCCTTCCTCACTTTCTCAAGGAGGATCCGTCCGGTTTTTTTAAGACTGTCGAGGTAAACATTGTTTAACTTTATTGCAGTGGTCAAGAATAAATTAAAGCAGAAGTAAGCGATCCGGTCGTTTTGGCTAATGCTGTGTTCCAGGCAGGCTTTTGAAACCGTAAATTACAGCTTCAAGTCACAACTTACGACTTTGTAGCGTTCCAGGCAACCCACTCGTGTTTCTCCGACCTGTTTTACCTGTGAAAGTCACTATAACGGCCACTTGTAACTTCTGACCCGTGAACTCGTACCAGATCAAACTGGTACGACTTCACAGGTCGGAAAAACACGAGTTACGAGTTTCCTTGAACGCACCATAACAGTCCTCGTCCCTACGTCACCACATTCACGGCGTCCCTTGGCTGCACACACAGCCCTGCATGCCGTTCTCTCTCCTCATTGGATAAAAACTGTAGGATACGATAAAAGTTTTCTCCTCGGCTCAGAGCAGAGGGACTGAGAGACCCGTGTTTCAGTCCAAACACTCCATGTAAGTGATTGCTGTCGGAAGATATAACTATTTAAAACTTATATTAACACAAATATATCACTTACTTCTGCTTTAAGTTACAATGACTTGTAGGGCCTGCATAGTGATGCCTATAAAAACAATTATGTAATGTGCTTTCTGTAGGTATTAGACAAAAATATGCACACCATTCCTTCACAAAAATGGTTGAAAAGATCTGTTCAGCTTAGATAAAACTGATTCACATTCTACACAAATCACgaaattgaactttttgttCTGTGGCCCTTTAGTCAGCTAATGATTGGTATCGACATGTCTGAAATGGTAATCCTGTCTGAGATGCCAACATATATACATGATAgaacatttaaagatatttttgctttatttgaaaTCTTGTGTTGTAGGCCACAGATGAAGAGGACACGTTCACAAAGGGGATGAAAGTCGGTGTTGTGATggtgaaggatggagaagaAATCATTGACACCGCTGTGGTCCTTGAGGAAGCAGTGATCCTGTCTGAACTGAAGGACATCCCACGTGCCATTGCTTTGCTGATGGGTCTGCTTTTTTCTCTAAACATAGACTATCCAAAGGAACTAAGGTACACATTTGAGATCATTCAGAAAGTCCTGATGAACATCGGTGGAGGACAGTGTTCCTCACTTGTCCATGGTTTCAGAAACCGACTCCTGCGGAAAACCATGTGAGATTGTGCTCGGATGACTTGTCTAGCACCGGACTCATGTTAAAATTGTCTGGTATTCAAGTCAGTTCATATTTTGCTGTCTATTTTTTGTAGCATTTGCTAATGctattttctgttaaatgagCAGGAACACAGCAGACCATTTCTGccagtgaaagagaaaagaccCCCCTCCCCAGAGCCaaatttgagtttaaaaaaaaagtcaaattgatgagaaaatgtccaaattatgaaatttaaaatttgagttaaaaatgtaaaaaattacgAGGGTCAGAACGTCCCCTGAATACCATGggaacattttttctcttttcacagGCAGAAATGGTCTTCATACAGATAGACCTGCAGACAGTTTACAAAGTGCCATGTTCAAGGCAAAAGATGGACCTATTTCCATGACACTCAGTTCATCTGCAAAGGtccatacagtatactgtagttATTTGAAGATCTTCACGATCATTCTTCTATCACCATTTCTATCTGGTTTTTGACAATTTTGCATCAAAAAGTGTTGTCTTTGTATTCAAGACAcaacaatttaaacaattaGTCCAGTGGATTTGGTTGAAAAATTCAATTCAACAAATGTGAGATGCTGAGTAGTGTGCACATTTatgcatttgacattttcagtttcatggTGACAGGCATGTGCGCAGTTCAAGAAAATGTTACACATCTAAAGCTACTCATTTATTTGTATCGACAAATTGATACTTGGaatgttcagtttttgattGTATGAAGGACTTAGAGCAAGTCTTAATATGTTGAAATATGTCCTGTGGTGTTGAAAAAGAATGTTATCCTTGATCTTTGTGGCCCTCCACtgacaacattttcatttttggtgaCAGCCAGATGAGCATTATGTAAAGCCATTTGTTCTCTTGTATGGCAGTATTGTCACAATGCTTGCAATGCTGTAAATTTGAAGGAGGTTCAGTAAATCGTGACAGGTGTGTGCtccaataaatatttaactggctgcatgttaattgttttgtcatatttctctTTGAAGCAAACACGCTCAAAGTTCAAAGAAATCTTGGATAAGTtcaaatgattgattaatttaattcaaatgacCTGACACTTTAATTAAACTAAGATAGATTTGCAAATTCAAATAACAACCAAGCAGttcaatcaattaataaatcCAAGTCAAGTTAACTGATACAAAAGATTAACACAACTCACAATTTTAgttgaaatgaaacagatttGCTAGTTCAGACAACTACCCTAAATAGTTCAATCTATTGACAAATCCAAGTTAACTTAACTGAAACCAAAGGTTTACACAACTGACCATTTCAGATTCAAACAACTACTTGAATGAGTTAAATCAATTATGAAAGATAAATCAACCCAAACTAACACAGGTGTTTACCCAACAAGGAATATTTAACCGAGataacaaattattttctttcacttaacTTGAAATTTTAAGGCAGCCCTTTCACTCGTATTTTTAAGTTGAAACAACACGTTACAATTTACAGTGTACTTCCTCCTGCTGCATTCCCATTTCCCCAGGACCCTTATTCATTCTCCACCAGATGTCCGCTAACTTTTTCTGTCTATATGTGAAGACTTGACTGAGTTCAGATAATCACAagttatattaatgtatataaTATGATTGCTTGATGTTAGTTGATTAATTTGGAAAATGATTGTATACCTCCTAACATTTTAACCCTGTACTTGATTTATGAATAATATCTAACAATATAACTGTGTGTGATTGTTATCAGCCACTTCTACAGCTGAAAATAAGTTTATAACaagatgtttcattttgtgAAAAACACAGTCACAGCTCCCTCATTATACTCCTCACaatagtttttctttgtctcatcagaaataaatcatcattttctttGGAGTTTTCTGAATTCTGAACTATTTCTCCTCATCACTCCTTAAGTAGTAATACAGAGTGAAAGAATAAATCAGTCTAAGACAAATGATCCTGTTCAGTTTGAGAACaacagaagaaacacacaaaagcttttaaaaattcactcactcactgagaagaagaggaaaaggctTGTCCGATTCTCTATATTGTCTAAATTTGgtatcacatacagtatgtctctaTATGTATGTCTGATAAATGGTTTGAAGGCACTAATTGCAAAAGAACACATGAGAAAATGTGGAGATATAAGTGAAATGTGAAGGAGAAAAAACTGACTTTGAGGTAACGTCTTAATCGTTAGACTATTGGGActcacagaggagaagaaatttattagaaatgtaaaaccgataaaacatatttcatccaAACTATATGTGCactgaaaaggaaaatacaaaCTTTGTACTGAACATATCAGCAGTATCTCCTCTACATGTACTCAACTGTGATGCAGCATTATATTAGCAAACCTCTGACAAtagataaaacacacagttgAATTTAATCACTGGACAAGTTTCTGATACTGTGCAAGCTCATTCATGAGCCagtaatattttcttttgaatCATACTATTATCTCAAAAGCTGATTATTTCACACTAATGAAGATCAGTgcactgagagaaaaacagcattttaagaTCTGAGACGAGAGGATGACTATTTCTCAGGGGCTGAATTTAAGAAGTTGGAGAAAATGGTCAAAATCTCATATTGGTGTTAAATTGAAGTCAATTGTGTCTTGGAGAAATGGGTTGGACAAagaagagattttaaaatgtcctttcCTCTGTACAAACAcgtttaaattatttatatttatattatttatttcaggaTCAACAGC
This window harbors:
- the LOC133986006 gene encoding sterile alpha motif domain-containing protein 3-like; the encoded protein is MSELPKDKATLKVHTKSSEYNTDSTLDTASLSSSSLEDSPHGTQTRQLPQPFVIPAFSFDVELKLRQGNDAFHRDGSLLDISKDMKSDILDKLAEAIYAHNPYPSREDYDHVAQALINKHPCLKEPGSVGGWYCWKFSLKFKMGNFRQKMRVAGCSELRVNARTSGSTSSKRLKRARKSEVNFLPDFPEGKAQSDLETERSTMVSEMKKRKVDWNQIGEMMSNTFPLRRKEIVEDEPLVEQVKDRWPALFAERQIEAEFARLTSVDLKGSFFAGLDQYLARFLELYKAKSGIVGLNRLMRCLNDDSSTHRKRTVLLLGLPHFLKEDPSGFFKTVEATDEEDTFTKGMKVGVVMVKDGEEIIDTAVVLEEAVILSELKDIPRAIALLMGLLFSLNIDYPKELRYTFEIIQKVLMNIGGGQCSSLVHGFRNRLLRKTM